From a single Capsicum annuum cultivar UCD-10X-F1 chromosome 12, UCD10Xv1.1, whole genome shotgun sequence genomic region:
- the LOC107850795 gene encoding oligopeptide transporter 3 — protein MSTKTSVQPPPLSAAVDGGKLNGDADNNDRCPVEEVALVVPETDDPSLPVMTFRAWFLGLTSCTILIFLNTFFIYRTQPLSISAILMQIAVLPIGKFMAATLPKKNFALFGRWGSFSLNPGPFNIKEHVVITVMANCGVSIGGGDAYSIGAITVMRAYYKQSVGFLCSLIIVLTTQILGYGWAGMLRRYLVDPVDMWWPSNLAQVSLFRALHEKEPKTRSLTRMQFFLIFMAASFAYYTFPGYLFPILTFFSWVCWAWPHSITAQQIGSGYHGLGVGAFTLDWAGISAYHGSPLVTPWSSILNVGVGFIMFIYIIVPLCYWKYNTFDAQKFPIFSNQLFTGSGHKYDTTKILTPHFDLNISAYEKYSKLYLSPLFALSIGSGFARFTATLTHVALFHGSDIWKQSRSAVKNVKTDIHAKLMKSYKQVPQWWFLVLLVGSIALSLLMCFVWKKDVQLPWWGMLFAFGLAFIVTLPIGVIQATTNQQPGYDIIAQFIIGYILPGKPIANLLFKIYGRTSTVHALSFLADLKLGHYMKIPPRCMYTAQLVGTVVAGTINLAVAWWMLGSIENICDVEALHPDSPWTCPKFRVTFDASVIWGLIGPQRLFGPGGLYRNLVWLFLIGALLPVPIWVLSKIFPEKKWIPLINIPVISYGFAGMPPATPTNIASWLITGMIFNYFVFKYRKEWWKKYNYVLSAALDAGTAFMGVLLFFALQNEGKNLKWWGTELDHCPLATCPTAPGIIVEGCPVFK, from the exons ATGTCTACCAAAACCTCCGTCCAACCACCACCACTCTCCGCCGCCGTAGATGGCGGCAAGCTTAACGGAGACGCCGACAACAACGACAGATGTCCAGTGGAGGAAGTAGCATTAGTAGTACCAGAAACAGATGATCCAAGTTTACCAGTGATGACATTCCGTGCATGGTTTCTAGGACTTACATCATGCACAATCTTGATATTTCTCAATACTTTTTTCATATATAGAACTCAGCCTTTGAGTATATCAGCTATTTTAATGCAAATTGCTGTACTTCCTATTGGTAAATTCATGGCTGCAACACTTCCAAAGAAGAATTTTGCCTTGTTTGGGAGATGGGGTTCATTTAGTTTGAATCCAGGACCGTTTAATATTAAGGAGCATGTTGTTATTACTGTTATGGCGAATTGTGGTGTTTCTATTGGTGGAGGTGATGCTTATTCTATTGGAGCTATTACTGTTATGAGGGCTTATTATAAACAAAGTGTTGGTTTTCTTTGTTCTCTCATCATCGTCTTGACTACTCAG ATATTGGGGTATGGATGGGCCGGGATGTTGCGGAGGTATCTGGTTGATCCTGTCGATATGTGGTGGCCTTCAAACCTTGCTCAAGTCTCTCTATTCAG GGCACTTCACGAGAAGGAACCGAAAACAAGAAGCTTGACAAGGATGCagtttttccttatatttatggCTGCAAGTTTTGCATACTACACTTTCCCAGGCTATCTATTTCCGATTTTGACCTTCTTCTCGTGGGTCTGTTGGGCGTGGCCACATAGTATAACAGCTCAGCAAATTGGCTCGGGATATCATGGCCTTGGTGTGGGTGCTTTTACCCTTGATTGGGCTGGTATATCGGCGTATCATGGCAGTCCACTAGTGACACCGTGGTCCTCAATTCTAAATGTTGGCGTTGGATTTATCATGTTCATATACATCATTGTTCCTCTATGTTACTGGAAGTACAACACTTTCGATGCTCAGAAGTTTCCGATCTTTTCAAATCAGTTGTTCACAGGTAGCGGCCACAAATACGATACCACCAAAATTTTGACTCCACACTTCGATCTCAACATTTCTGCTTATGAAAAGTACAGCAAGCTCTACCTCAGTCCTTTGTTTGCCCTCTCAATCGGATCAGGATTCGCGAGGTTTACAGCAACCCTCACACATGTTGCACTATTTCACGGCAG TGATATTTGGAAGCAGAGTCGATCAGCTGTGAAGAATGTCAAAACGGACATCCATGCAAAATTGATGAAGAGTTACAAGCAAGTCCCGCAGTGGTGGTTCCTCGTCTTATTGGTAGGTAGCATTGCCTTATCACTTCTGATGTGTTTCGTTTGGAAAAAAGACGTGCAGCTGCCGTGGTGGGGCATGTTGTTTGCGTTTGGTCTTGCTTTCATCGTTACTCTCCCTATCGGAGTCATTCAAGCGACTACTAATCAG CAACCGGGATATGACATAATTGCACAGTTCATAATTGGTTACATCCTCCCAGGAAAACCAATCGCGAACTTGCTTTTCAAAATCTATGGTCGGACCAGTACTGTTCATGCTCTCTCCTTTTTGGCCGATCTTAAACTTGGTCACTACATGAAAATTCCGCCACGATGCATGTACACAGCTCAG CTTGTTGGGACAGTGGTTGCTGGTACAATCAACCTTGCTGTAGCATGGTGGATGCTTGGAAGCATCGAGAACATTTGTGACGTTGAGGCTCTTCATCCCGACAGCCCATGGACCTGTCCGAAATTCCGAGTCACTTTTGATGCATCTGTCATATGGGGTCTGATTGGACCACAACGGTTGTTTGGTCCCGGAGGATTATACAGGAACTTAGTATGGTTATTCCTTATAGGTGCATTATTACCGGTGCCTATATGGGTGCTAAGCAAAATCTTCCCCGAAAAGAAATGGATCCCGTTGATCAACATACCTGTCATATCATATGGTTTTGCGGGAATGCCACCAGCCACACCAACGAATATCGCTAGCTGGCTTATTACCGGAATGATATTCAACTACTTTGTGTTCAAATACCGGAAAGAATGGTGGAAGAAATACAACTATGTTCTGTCCGCTGCCCTAGATGCTGGAACGGCATTTATGGGTGTCTTGTTGTTTTTCGCGTTGCAAAACGAGGGCAAAAACTTGAAATGGTGGGGAACTGAGTTAGATCACTGTCCTTTAGCAACTTGTCCAACAGCCCCTGGGATTATTGTTGAAGGATGTCCAGTTTTCAAGTAG
- the LOC107851851 gene encoding heavy metal-associated isoprenylated plant protein 7 isoform X1, which translates to MVEEKQKEEEEIVLKVNIHCEGCARTIARALKCLQGVEGIMMDYKTSKVVVIGKNVDPLKVCEMVQKKSGGKVELISHQQSTKEEEEIKKEEEPKEEKTHEPPREITVVLNVQMHCDACAQVLQKQISKIKGVECVTTDLEKNQVIIKGVNIDPEKLANDVYKRCGKQVSLLNNIITPIEEKKDSNTKEEEEEEEEEEIMENYNLAQKYNNNNMEYYANYSRQIFSDDNSHACSLM; encoded by the exons ATGGTTGAG GAGAAgcaaaaggaagaagaagagatagTGCTAAAAGTTAATATACATTGTGAAGGTTGTGCAAGAACAATTGCTAGAGCTTTGAAATGCCTTCAAG GAGTGGAGGGAATTATGATGGATTACAAGACAAGTAAGGTGGTGGTGATAGGCAAAAATGTAGATCCACTTAAAGTGTGTGAAATGGTGCAAAAGAAAAGTGGTGGGAAAGTTGAACTTATTTCACATCAACAAAGtacaaaggaagaagaagaaattaagaAAGAAGAAGAACCCAAAGAAGAGAAAACACATGag CCTCCTCGAGAAATAACAGTTGTATTGAACGTTCAAATGCATTGTGATGCTTGTGCTCAAGTTTTGCAGAAACAAATCAGCAAAATCAAAG GCGTAGAATGTGTTACGACAGACCTTGAAAAAAATCAAGTAATTATAAAAGGTGTGAATATTGACCCAGAAAAGCTAGCAAATGATGTGTATAAGAGATGTGGAAAACAAGTTTCActcttaaataatattattacccccattgaagagaaaaaagatagtaatactaaagaagaagaagaggaggaagaagaagaagaaattatgGAGAATTATAATTTGGCTcaaaagtacaacaacaacaacatggaGTACTATGCTAATTATTCCCGTCAAATTTTCAGTGATGACAATTCTCATGCTTGCTCTCTCATGTAA
- the LOC107851851 gene encoding heavy metal-associated isoprenylated plant protein 8 isoform X2, which yields MMDYKTSKVVVIGKNVDPLKVCEMVQKKSGGKVELISHQQSTKEEEEIKKEEEPKEEKTHEPPREITVVLNVQMHCDACAQVLQKQISKIKGVECVTTDLEKNQVIIKGVNIDPEKLANDVYKRCGKQVSLLNNIITPIEEKKDSNTKEEEEEEEEEEIMENYNLAQKYNNNNMEYYANYSRQIFSDDNSHACSLM from the exons ATGATGGATTACAAGACAAGTAAGGTGGTGGTGATAGGCAAAAATGTAGATCCACTTAAAGTGTGTGAAATGGTGCAAAAGAAAAGTGGTGGGAAAGTTGAACTTATTTCACATCAACAAAGtacaaaggaagaagaagaaattaagaAAGAAGAAGAACCCAAAGAAGAGAAAACACATGag CCTCCTCGAGAAATAACAGTTGTATTGAACGTTCAAATGCATTGTGATGCTTGTGCTCAAGTTTTGCAGAAACAAATCAGCAAAATCAAAG GCGTAGAATGTGTTACGACAGACCTTGAAAAAAATCAAGTAATTATAAAAGGTGTGAATATTGACCCAGAAAAGCTAGCAAATGATGTGTATAAGAGATGTGGAAAACAAGTTTCActcttaaataatattattacccccattgaagagaaaaaagatagtaatactaaagaagaagaagaggaggaagaagaagaagaaattatgGAGAATTATAATTTGGCTcaaaagtacaacaacaacaacatggaGTACTATGCTAATTATTCCCGTCAAATTTTCAGTGATGACAATTCTCATGCTTGCTCTCTCATGTAA
- the LOC107849558 gene encoding chitin-binding lectin 1: protein MGGHNNKIAIMVLNVNLQCCSCYKKVKKILCKFPQIRDQIYDEKGNKVTITVICCNPEKVRDKLCSEGCGVIKSIEIKEPPKPKPPKPKPHPVAPAPVPVPLPVQECPPPPVAPAPVPVQECPPPPVAAPPVPVQKCPPPPSEYCCGQCYEGHTGGPCYQWYGRPVPPPPCYGNYGYIYGPGPYCYNRGCYVSRCDPYLCSDENATGCSIM from the exons ATGGGTGGTCATAATAATAAG ATAGCCATCATGGTACTCAATGTTAATCTTCAGTGTTGTAGCTGTTACAAGAAGGTCAAAAAAATTCTCTGTAAATTCCCTC AAATTAGAGACCAAATATATGATGAGAAGGGCAATAAAGTCACAATTACTGTGATTTGTTGCAATCCTGAAAAAGTACGTGACAAATTGTGTAGTGAAGGATGTGGAGTAATCAAAAGCATTGAAATCAAAGAGCCTCCAAAGCCCAAACCTCCTAAGCCTAAACCGCACCCAGTTGCACCAGCACCAGTGCCAGTTCCATTGCCAGTTCAAGAATGCCCACCACCCCCAGTTGCACCAGCACCAGTGCCAGTTCAAGAATGCCCACCACCCCCAGTTGCAGCACCACCAGTGCCAGTTCAAAAATGCCCTCCGCCACCATCAGAATATTGTTGTGGACAATGTTACGAAGGCCATACCGGGGGCCCATGTTATCAGTGGTACGGAAGACCGGTCCCGCCGCCCCCGTGTTACGGTAACTATGGATATATCTATGGGCCTGGGCCTTATTGCTATAATAGAGGGTGTTATGTGAGCAGATGTGATCCATATCTATGCAGTGATGAAAATGCCACAGGATGCTCAATTATGTAA
- the LOC107851187 gene encoding pollen-specific leucine-rich repeat extensin-like protein 2 isoform X1 produces the protein MGGDNNQITIMVLKVDLQCCSCYKKVKKILCKFPQIRDQIYDEKGNKVTITVICCNPEKLRDKLCSKGCGVIKSIEIIEPPKPKPPEKPKEPEKPKQPEKPKEPEKPKQPEKPKEPEKPKQPEKPKEPEKPKAPEKPKEPEKPKEPEKPKEAPKPPPVAPPPAPESVPVPVQEYPPPPSGYCCGQCYAGHTGGPCYQWYGRPVPPPPCYGNYGYSYGPGPYCYNRGCYVSRCDPYLCSDENATGCSIM, from the exons ATGGGTGGTGATAATA ATCAGATCACCATCATGGTACTCAAGGTTGATCTTCAGTGTTGTAGCTGctacaaaaaagtcaaaaaaattctCTGTAAATTTCCtc AAATTAGAGACCAAATATATGATGAGAAGGGCAATAAAGTTACAATTACTGTGATTTGTTGCAATCCTGAAAAACTACGTGACAAACTGTGTAGTAAAGGGTGTGGAGTAATCAAAAGCATTGAAATCATAGAGCCTCCAAAGCCCAAACCACCTGAAAAGCCCAAAGAACCCGAAAAACCCAAACAACCCGAAAAGCCCAAAGAGCCAGAAAAACCTAAACAACCCGAAAAGCCCAAAGAGCCCGAAAAACCTAAACAGCCTGAGAAGCCCAAAGAGCCTGAGAAGCCTAAGGCACCTGAAAAGCCGAAAGAGCCTGAAAAACCCAAAGAGCCAGAAAAGCCGAAAGAAGCTCCTAAACCACCACCAGTTGCACCACCACCAGCACCAGAGTCTGTACCAGTGCCAGTTCAAGAATACCCACCGCCACCATCAGGATATTGTTGTGGACAATGTTACGCCGGCCATACCGGGGGCCCATGTTATCAGTGGTACGGAAGACCGGTCCCACCGCCCCCGTGTTACGGTAACTATGGATATAGCTATGGGCCTGGGCCTTATTGCTATAATAGAGGGTGTTATGTGAGCAGATGTGATCCATATCTATGCAGTGATGAAAATGCCACAGGATGCTCAATTATGTAA
- the LOC107851187 gene encoding pollen-specific leucine-rich repeat extensin-like protein 2 isoform X2: MGGDNKITIMVLKVDLQCCSCYKKVKKILCKFPQIRDQIYDEKGNKVTITVICCNPEKLRDKLCSKGCGVIKSIEIIEPPKPKPPEKPKEPEKPKQPEKPKEPEKPKQPEKPKEPEKPKQPEKPKEPEKPKAPEKPKEPEKPKEPEKPKEAPKPPPVAPPPAPESVPVPVQEYPPPPSGYCCGQCYAGHTGGPCYQWYGRPVPPPPCYGNYGYSYGPGPYCYNRGCYVSRCDPYLCSDENATGCSIM, encoded by the exons ATGGGTGGTGATAATAAG ATCACCATCATGGTACTCAAGGTTGATCTTCAGTGTTGTAGCTGctacaaaaaagtcaaaaaaattctCTGTAAATTTCCtc AAATTAGAGACCAAATATATGATGAGAAGGGCAATAAAGTTACAATTACTGTGATTTGTTGCAATCCTGAAAAACTACGTGACAAACTGTGTAGTAAAGGGTGTGGAGTAATCAAAAGCATTGAAATCATAGAGCCTCCAAAGCCCAAACCACCTGAAAAGCCCAAAGAACCCGAAAAACCCAAACAACCCGAAAAGCCCAAAGAGCCAGAAAAACCTAAACAACCCGAAAAGCCCAAAGAGCCCGAAAAACCTAAACAGCCTGAGAAGCCCAAAGAGCCTGAGAAGCCTAAGGCACCTGAAAAGCCGAAAGAGCCTGAAAAACCCAAAGAGCCAGAAAAGCCGAAAGAAGCTCCTAAACCACCACCAGTTGCACCACCACCAGCACCAGAGTCTGTACCAGTGCCAGTTCAAGAATACCCACCGCCACCATCAGGATATTGTTGTGGACAATGTTACGCCGGCCATACCGGGGGCCCATGTTATCAGTGGTACGGAAGACCGGTCCCACCGCCCCCGTGTTACGGTAACTATGGATATAGCTATGGGCCTGGGCCTTATTGCTATAATAGAGGGTGTTATGTGAGCAGATGTGATCCATATCTATGCAGTGATGAAAATGCCACAGGATGCTCAATTATGTAA
- the LOC107851187 gene encoding pollen-specific leucine-rich repeat extensin-like protein 2: MVLKVDLQCCSCYKKVKKILCKFPQIRDQIYDEKGNKVTITVICCNPEKLRDKLCSKGCGVIKSIEIIEPPKPKPPEKPKEPEKPKQPEKPKEPEKPKQPEKPKEPEKPKQPEKPKEPEKPKAPEKPKEPEKPKEPEKPKEAPKPPPVAPPPAPESVPVPVQEYPPPPSGYCCGQCYAGHTGGPCYQWYGRPVPPPPCYGNYGYSYGPGPYCYNRGCYVSRCDPYLCSDENATGCSIM; the protein is encoded by the exons ATGGTACTCAAGGTTGATCTTCAGTGTTGTAGCTGctacaaaaaagtcaaaaaaattctCTGTAAATTTCCtc AAATTAGAGACCAAATATATGATGAGAAGGGCAATAAAGTTACAATTACTGTGATTTGTTGCAATCCTGAAAAACTACGTGACAAACTGTGTAGTAAAGGGTGTGGAGTAATCAAAAGCATTGAAATCATAGAGCCTCCAAAGCCCAAACCACCTGAAAAGCCCAAAGAACCCGAAAAACCCAAACAACCCGAAAAGCCCAAAGAGCCAGAAAAACCTAAACAACCCGAAAAGCCCAAAGAGCCCGAAAAACCTAAACAGCCTGAGAAGCCCAAAGAGCCTGAGAAGCCTAAGGCACCTGAAAAGCCGAAAGAGCCTGAAAAACCCAAAGAGCCAGAAAAGCCGAAAGAAGCTCCTAAACCACCACCAGTTGCACCACCACCAGCACCAGAGTCTGTACCAGTGCCAGTTCAAGAATACCCACCGCCACCATCAGGATATTGTTGTGGACAATGTTACGCCGGCCATACCGGGGGCCCATGTTATCAGTGGTACGGAAGACCGGTCCCACCGCCCCCGTGTTACGGTAACTATGGATATAGCTATGGGCCTGGGCCTTATTGCTATAATAGAGGGTGTTATGTGAGCAGATGTGATCCATATCTATGCAGTGATGAAAATGCCACAGGATGCTCAATTATGTAA
- the LOC107850881 gene encoding pentatricopeptide repeat-containing protein At4g16390, chloroplastic, whose product MASTSTSSALSPLYESKFFFSTFTFPRKFTFPLKLLKSSIQTPKVLQPQVSRKTVSSSKSKLWVNPKSPRASELKRKSYDFRYASLVKVAQSLDSCNAVQEDVFNVLANLGDKLVEQDVVVTLNNMSNPETALLAMEYFQQRLKFSKEVIVYNVILKVVRKNKDFGKAEKVFDEMIERGVKPDNVTFSTIISCARQCNLPEKAIEWFEKLPSFECEPDDVTYSVMIDCYGKAGNVDMALSLYDRARTEKWRIDAVTFATLIRIYGTAGNFDGCLNVYEEMKVLGVKPNMTVYNSLLDAMGRARRPWQAKNIYAEMLSNGFQPSWGTYASLVRAYGRARYSEDALKIYKEMKEKGLELSVVLYNTLLAMCADVGLMDEAFNIFEEMKASGCQPDSWTYSSLITIYSCSGKVSEVESTLNEMMEAGFDPNIFVLTSLIQCYGKAGRIDDVVRTFDRLSDLGLSADERFTGCLLNVLTQTAKEDLHKLTICLERANPKLGYVVKLLLDEEVVEEEGVFKKHAAELLDSVTTDVRKAYCNCLIDICVNLNQLERACELLDVGLTLNIYKDIMSRNATQWSLHLKSLSLGAALTALHIWMNDLNKALESGEEFPSLLGINTGHGKHKYSEKGLAGVFESHLKELNAPFHEAPDHAGWFLTTKVAATSWLESRRAQEVVAS is encoded by the coding sequence ATGGCATCTACTTCAACAAGCTCTGCACTTTCTCCTCTCTATGAATCCAAATTCTTCTTCTCCACCTTCACTTTTCCCCGTAAATTCACTTTCCCCCTCAAACTTCTCAAATCTTCCATTCAAACCCCCAAAGTTTTACAACCCCAAGTTTCAAGAAAAACTGTTTCTTCATCAAAAAGCAAACTTTGGGTCAACCCCAAAAGCCCCAGAGCTTCTGAGCTGAAGAGGAAATCTTATGATTTCAGGTATGCTTCATTAGTGAAAGTAGCTCAGTCTTTGGATTCTTGTAATGCTGTACAAGAAGATGTGTTTAATGTTTTAGCTAATTTGGGTGATAAGTTAGTAGAACAAGATGTTGTTGTTACTTTGAATAACATGTCTAATCCTGAAACTGCGTTGTTGGCTATGGAGTATTTTCAACAAAGGTTGAAGTTTAGTAAAGAGGTGATTGTATATAATGTGATTTTGAAAGTTGTGaggaaaaataaagattttgGCAAAGCAGagaaggtgtttgatgaaatgattgAGAGAGGTGTAAAGCCTGATAATGTTACGTTCTCGACGATTATTAGTTGTGCTAGGCAGTGTAATTTGCCTGAAAAGGCGATAGAGTGGTTTGAAAAGTTGCCGTCTTTTGAATGTGAACCTGATGATGTTACATATTCGGTGATGATTGATTGTTATGGTAAGGCGGGTAATGTGGATATGGCGTTGAGTTTGTATGATCGTGCAAGGACGGAGAAATGGAGGATAGATGCTGTGACGTTTGCGACGTTGATTAGGATTTATGGGACTGCGGGGAATTTTGATGGGTGTTTGAATGTGTATGAGGAAATGAAAGTGCTTGGTGTAAAGCCTAATATGACTGTGTATAACAGTTTGTTGGATGCTATGGGAAGAGCTAGGAGGCCATGGCAGGCAAAGAACATTTATGCGGAAATGCTAAGCAATGGGTTTCAACCAAGTTGGGGTACCTATGCTTCACTCGTTCGAGCTTATGGTAGGGCTCGTTATAGTGAAGATGCTCTTAAAATCTATAAAGAAATGAAGGAGAAAGGGTTGGAGCTTAGTGTGGTACTATATAATACACTTTTGGCAATGTGTGCTGATGTCGGACTTATGGATGAGGCCTTTAACATTTTTGAGGAGATGAAGGCCTCGGGCTGCCAACCTGACAGCTGGACATACTCTTCTCTAATCACCATATACTCTTGTAGTGGGAAGGTCTCGGAGGTGGAATCAACATTGAATGAGATGATGGAAGCAGGATTTGATCCAAATATCTTTGTCCTGACCTCGCTTATTCAGTGTTATGGAAAAGCAGGTCGGATAGATGATGTCGTAAGAACGTTCGATAGGCTGTCAGATTTGGGATTATCTGCAGATGAGCGGTTTACTGGTTGTCTTCTTAATGTGTTAACACAAACAGCAAAGGAAGACCTTCATAAGCTAACTATCTGCCTTGAGAGGGCAAATCCAAAGCTTGGTTACGTGGTGAAACTCCTGCTGGATGAAGAggttgttgaagaagaaggcGTATTTAAGAAACATGCTGCTGAACTTTTGGATTCTGTAACTACGGATGTACGGAAAGCTTACTGTAACTGTTTGATTGACATATGTGTCAACCTTAACCAGTTGGAGAGAGCTTGTGAGTTGTTAGATGTTGGGCTAACTCTCAACATCTATAAGGATATTATGTCTCGAAATGCAACTCAATGGTCTTTACATTTGAAGAGCCTCTCGCTCGGGGCAGCTTTAACAGCATTGCACATCTGGATGAACGACTTGAACAAAGCACTTGAAAGTGGGGAAGAGTTCCCATCATTGCTTGGAATCAACACAGGACATGGAAAACATAAATATTCCGAGAAAGGTCTGGCAGGTGTATTTGAGTCGCACCTTAAGGAATTAAATGCTCCGTTCCATGAAGCACCTGATCATGCTGGGTGGTTTTTGACTACAAAGGTTGCGGCTACATCATGGTTGGAGTCTAGACGTGCTCAAGAGGTGGTTG